One Coffea eugenioides isolate CCC68of chromosome 2, Ceug_1.0, whole genome shotgun sequence genomic window, AAGTGAGGAAATTGTGGCTCTTTAGTTTTGATGTTTTTTGGATTGCCTTTCCTATATAAATGACAAGGGTTTAGTAAAACAAACAGACGTAACCATTTTGATACTTTCTTAGTAAAAgtccttttgattttgttgtcaAAAGATTCTTCATTCTTGTTGTATGCTAGAGATATATTGCCTTAACCTATTgtcttgttttattttcttaataGATAGCTGGAGATAGAAACGGCATGAGGAGGGGTGGGAGGGTAATAAAAAAAACTTGTTAGCACGAAGAAAATTAgtttggaaaggaaaaaaaaaagaatgttttGTTTAATGTGTCACAAGGCTGATACTTTTGACTATTTGTTCATTTAAATTCTCTTTTACAGCCCTAGTGACTTTAGATTACCGGGCTTTTAAAATTATAAGACTTTATTTTACTGTTTTCTTCTAACCATTAGAAGATGACATAAAAGAATCCTAAATATtatttcaacttctttcaaGGCGAAAAATGTTTTAGCTTTGAGATCAAGTATTAACAAAATTAAAGCTGTCAGTACATTCTGCTTAAGAACTTAATTAAAAATTTGCTTATTCTAGAGGAGTCCATCTTACGTGTTAAATCCCAAACGTGCAAAGTGGTAcccatatatatttttttttgggtcaaaaaaATGTTACCCATTGTAGTATTAATTCAATTTTCCTCTAGTATCATTGTTCCAAAAAAAGACAACCATCCGACACATGTCACACTTGAAATTTTCCCTCTTTAGAATGTCAAAATGATGCTTACGAACAACCAAAAATTATTGACTTTACGACTCATCACTAAAAAAGATAAGATAAAAAAGGAcctcactctttttttttatttgtcttctCCTTCTTTATTTGATAAATGGCAGCCTTAATATATTGtaaagaaaaattgcaaatttaacttgaatatctgataagtgactaatttacgttaTATTTGAATGACATTCtatgttatttttagtcactttggttatattattagaagaaaatgaatcattttggctataattggtaaAAAATGttcttaagtgattaaatgaggtttttatcactttttacttgtattttgtgcattttgacagttttgacacatcttcatatttcggctataactagAGATACAgggatcggattgagatgattcttgaaccaatttgaagataagagataNNNNNNNNNNNNNNNNNNNNNNNNNNNNNNNNNNNNNNNNNNNNNNNNNNNNNNNNNNNNNNNNNNNNNNNNNNNNNNNNNNNNNNNNNNNNNNNNNNNNNNNNNNNNNNNNNNNNNNNNNNNNNNNNNNNNNNNNNNNNNNNNNNNNNNNNNNNNNNNNNNNNNNNNNNNNNNNNNNNNNNNNNNNNNNNNNNNNNNNNNNNNNNNNNNNNNNNNNNNNNNNNNNNNNNNNNNNNNNNNNNNNNNNNNNNNNNNNNNNNNNNNNNNNNNNNNNNNNNNNNNNNNNNNNNNNNNNNNNNNNNNNNNNNNNNNNNNNNNNNNNNNNNNNNNNNNNNNNNNNNNNNNNNNNNNNNNNNNNNNNNNNNNNNNNNNNNNNNNNNNNNNNNNNNNNNNNNNNNNNNNNNNNNNNNNNNNNNNNNNNNNNNNNNNNNNNNNNNNNNNNNNNNNNNNNNNNNNNNNNNNNNNNNNNNNNNNNNNNNNNNNNNNNNNNNNNNNNNNNNNNNNNNNNNNNNNNNNNNNNNNNNNNNNNNNNNNNNNNNNNNNNNNNNNNNNNNNNNNNNNNNNNNNNNNNNNNNNNNNNNNNNNNNNNNNNNNNNNNNNNNNNNNNNNNNNNNNNNNNNNNNNNNNNNNNNNNNNNNNNNNNNNNNNNNNNNNNNNNNNNNNNNNNNNNNNNNNNNNNNNNNNNNNNNNNNNNNNNNNNNNNNNNNNNNNNNNNNNNNNNNNNNNNNNNNNNNNNNNNNNNNNNNNNNNNNNNNNNNNNNNNNNNNNNNNNNNNNNNNNNNNNNNNNNNNNNNNNNNNNNNNNNNNNNNNNNNNNNNNNNNNNNNNNNNNNNNNNNNNNNNNNNNNNNNNNNNNNNNNNNNNNNNNNNNNNNNNNNNNNNNNNNNNNNNNNNNNNNNNNNNNNNNNNNNNNNNNNNNNNNNNNNNNNNNNNNNNNNNNNNNNNNNNNNNNNNNNNNNNNNNNNNNNNNNNNNNNNNNNNNNNNNNNNNNNNNNNNNNNNAAAGGAAAGCTTTGGTACTCTTAATGCAAAAGCAACTCAATTTCGGGAACCATCTCTTGACATCATTTGATGTGTACATCACGTCGAAACTTTTAGTACATTTTTTGTGCTCGTTTGCCATCATTTAATAGGATATACCGATAACAAAGggaaatgaatttttaaaaacaaCATTTTGCTATCTAGTTCTGTTCCTATTTCCAAGGATACCCTTTTCCTCTTGATCTTCAGCCCGTAAAATtacacgtatatatatatatatatggaagtCAAATCCCTCTTCATATCCTGCAAAAGGTGTAAAGTAAAATATTAAGCAATGGAGCAACCGAAGAAAATACTGAAGATAATAAGCTGGAGACAAGGAAGAAGTGTAAGTACTGGATGTATTCAATGTTGATTTTGGCATCAGGGTTGCGGGAGATAGCTGCAAAAGCATCACTAGACAAAACAATGGTGGAAGGGCATGGGCGTCTTGGGCAGAAATCCACCACCCTAACGTCGATGGTGGTGCCAATATCTCTGCATGGCTTGTTGTTGCCGCTCAAGCATCTTAATCTGTAGCGTCTGCCGCATGCAGCCCCGTTATCCCACAGTCCTTCACTCACCGCAACGAACAGATTTCCTGCTGGAAACTGATCATTTCTGTTTCCCCCGCACTTGGTGGCTGCACGAGTTAAAtttaga contains:
- the LOC113759882 gene encoding EG45-like domain containing protein translates to MDLLRFNLVLISIFSLAKINLVLGDIGTATSYNPPYTPTKCGGNRNDQFPAGNLFVAVSEGLWDNGAACGRRYRLRCLSGNNKPCRDIGTTIDVRVVDFCPRRPCPSTIVLSSDAFAAISRNPDAKINIEYIQI